One genomic region from Mytilus trossulus isolate FHL-02 chromosome 9, PNRI_Mtr1.1.1.hap1, whole genome shotgun sequence encodes:
- the LOC134685467 gene encoding histone H2B-like, whose protein sequence is MPPKVGTKGAKKAVTKAKTARPGGDKKRRRKRRESYAIYIYKVLRQVHPDTGVSSKAMSIMNSFVNDIFERIAAEASRLAHYNKRSTITSREIQTAVRLLLPGELAKHAVSEGTKAVTKYTSSK, encoded by the coding sequence ATGCCACCAAAAGTTGGAACCAAAGGAGCCAAAAAGGCCGTAACAAAGGCAAAGACTGCCAGACCCGGCGGTGACAAGAAAAGGAGGAGGAAGAGGAGAGAATCCTATGCCATCTACATCTACAAAGTCTTGAGACAGGTTCACCCAGACACTGGAGTATCCTCAAAGGCTATGTCTATCATGAACAGTTTTGTCAACGATATCTTTGAGAGAATCGCTGCAGAAGCTTCCCGTCTCGCTCACTACAACAAGAGATCTACCATCACATCTCGGGAGATCCAGACTGCAGTTCGTCTGCTCTTACCCGGTGAATTGGCCAAGCACGCTGTCAGTGAAGGTACCAAAGCCGTCACAAAGTACACCAGCAGCAAGTAA